One segment of Anopheles stephensi strain Indian chromosome 3, UCI_ANSTEP_V1.0, whole genome shotgun sequence DNA contains the following:
- the LOC118510866 gene encoding alpha-tocopherol transfer protein-like: MSSNDSTPLNSPRKIFGKTATLDNNAMLEYEMNKNLDVKFREKADKELGETGGELTYTKIRQLRQQLNIYNENHQRALGCRRDDSFLLRFLRAKKFDVEKAFKMMQKYYKMKEEYPEIFKVSPPSEMKFMLEMQIQTMLPKKDEHGRQIYLFRVEKCDPYKIPVDYVFRSNVLALEDAVRSPETQIGGLVVLLDMAGLGFAHARYLSPHLAKKTVEVVQEAFPLRFKAFHVLHEPFYFDAILAVLKPFLKDKIRRRIHLHGNSISSLHKYVSKDLLPAEYGGNLGPFDNTEWRQTILDNEQYFIDLETYNHLSESCYQLGPSNGGDGDAESIDSLQFGDTETEDSEFDEDDRRVLSPKRNARSIQNIEEIFLKNGYDGMAPNVSGTDLEKEVEELK; the protein is encoded by the exons ATGTCCAGCAACGACAGCACACCGCTGAACAGCCCGCGGAAAATCTTCGGCAAAACCGCCACGCTCGACAATAATGCAATGCTCGAGTACGAGATGAACAAAAATCTAG ATGTCAAGTTTCGGGAGAAGGCCGACAAGGAGTTGGGCGAAACGGGCGGCGAGCTGACGTACACCAAAATCCGTCAACTCCGGCAGCAGCTCAACATCTACAACGAGAACCATCAGCGTGCGCTCGGGTGCCGGCGGGATGATTCGTTTCTGTTGCGATTTTTACGCGCCAAAAAGTTTGACGTCGAGAAAGCGTTCAAAATG ATGCAAAAGTACTACAAGATGAAGGAGGAATACCCGGAGATTTTCAAAGTGTCCCCACCGTCCGAGATGAAGTTTATGCTCGAGATGCAAATTCAAACCATGCTGCCGAAGAAGGACGAACACGGACGGCAGATTTACTTGTTTCGAGTTG AAAAATGTGATCCTTACAAAATTCCAGTGGATTACGTGTTCCGGAGTAACGTGCTAGCACTGGAGGATGCTGTCCGAAGTCCGGAAACTCAGATTGGTGGCTTAGTGGTATTGCTCGATATGGCTGGACTTGGATTTGCTCACGCCAG GTATCTCTCACCACATCTGGCGAAGAAAACGGTTGAGGTGGTGCAGGAAGCGTTCCCGCTCCGCTTTAAAGCGTTCCACGTGCTGCACGAACCGTTCTACTTCGACGCCATACTGGCCGTGCTGAAACCATTCCTCAAGGATAAAATTCGACGGCGG ATACACCTGCACGGTAATAGCATAAGCTCGCTGCATAAGTACGTCTCCAAGGACCTGCTGCCGGCGGAGTACGGTGGCAACCTTGGTCCGTTCGATAACACCGAATGGCGCCAGACGATACTGGACAACGAGCAGTACTTCATCGATCTGGAAACGTACAATCATCTGTCGGAGAGCTGCTACCAGCTTGGACCATCCAATGGCGGTGATGGGGATGCGGAAAGCATTGACAGTCTGCAGTTCGGTGACACGGAAACCGAGGACAGTGAGTTCGATGAGGATGATCGGCGTGTACTGAGCCCGAAGCGGAATGCTCGCTCGATACAGAACATTGAGGAGATCTTCCTGAAAAATGGATACGACGGTATGGCACCGAATGTCAGTGGGACAGATCTGGAGAAGGAAGTGGAGGAGCTTAAGTAG
- the LOC118510867 gene encoding uncharacterized protein LOC118510867: MKLLLIGVLAVCLGQLQAGPVALPSSGVPSSDSRAQFFSEFNNLLNGIAKEALVNLASLQQNADKQFRSVEDAIQDLEQLYNEKVLKEIESYDGALDELKSKVSPCFAEVPQEIRDIVQNARGKAGQCAKETLDRVRLIEQKIGKHIEAGAEKVRQIIAIGQKCLSDNSWIVDQINCALQNAPVAVSIVEEIVRDAAVLIGQTSREVAALAKDTEQCLSVAVQDAATEFNDMLVKVVGCLGETENSAVDALPESGN; this comes from the exons ATGAAACTGCTTCTGATAGGAGTTCTGGCGGTTTGCCTTGGACAG CTCCAAGCTGGTCCAGTAGCACTCCCATCATCCGGCGTCCCATCGTCCGACTCTCGCGCTCAGTTCTTCTCCGAGTTCAATAACCTGCTCAACGGAATCGCCAAGGAGGCGCTGGTAAACCTTGCCTCATTGCAGCAAAACGCTGACAAGCAGTTCCGATCGGTCGAAGATGCCATCCAAGATCTGGAGCAGCTGTACAACGAGAAGGTGCTGAAGGAAATCGAAAGCTACGATGGAGCGCTGGACGAGCTCAAGTCCAAAGTGTCACCCTGCTTCGCGGAAGTTCCTCAAGAAATCCGGGACATTGTGCAGAACGCTCGGGGTAAGGCGGGCCAGTGTGCCAAGGAAACGTTGGACCGTGTGCGCTTGATCGAGCAGAAGATTGGAAAGCACATAGAGGCGGGTGCGGAGAAGGTGAGACAGATCATAGCGATCGGCCAGAAGTGTCTGTCGGACAACTCTTGGATTGTGGATCAGATCAACTGTGCGCTGCAGAAC GCCCCCGTTGCGGTTAGCATTGTGGAAGAAATTGTTCGAGATGCAGCAGTTCTTATTGGACAAACGTCACGAGAGGTGGCCGCATTGGCCAAAGACACCGAGCAATGTCTTTCGGTGGCGGTTCAGGATGCAGCAACCGAATTTAACGACATGCTAGTGAAGGTCGTAGGATGTTTGGGTGAAACCGAAAACAGCGCCGTCGATGCACTTCCGGAATCCGGAAACTAA